CGCCGCTCGGGGGCAACGGGGCGCGCCCCGGCCTGCTTCCGGCCGGGGGCCCGCGTGCCCTTGCCCTTGACACGGGGGTCCGGTTGGCATACCCTTCCGGCTTTCGTCCGGAAGAGATGAAACACCTGTTCGGGAGGCCCTTCCCATGAAGAGCTATATGGCAACCCCCCAGACCGCGGAGCGGGAGTGGTTCGTGGTGGACGCCGAGGGGCAGACCCTGGGGCGGCTGGCGAGCCGGATCGCCACGATTCTCCGGGGGAAGCACAAGCCCACCTACACCCCCCACGTGGACACGGGGGATTTCGTGGTGGTGGTGAACGCGGAAAAGGTTCACCTGACCGGCAACAAGCTCGACCAGAAGATGTACTGGCGGCACTCCGGCTACCCCGGTGGGATCAAGGGCCGCACGGCCCGCCAGATGCTGGAGCGCAAGCCCGAGGACGTGCTCCGGCTGGCCGTGAAAGGCATGCTCCCCAAGAACATCCTGGGCCGGAACATGCTTCGGAAGCTGAAGATCTACGCGGGTCCGGAGCACCCCCACCAGGCCCAGCAGCCCAGGCCGTTGGAGCTCTAGGAGGCAACCCATGGCACAGCAGATGACCCATGCCACCGGCAAGCGGAAGACGGCCATTGCCCGGGTGTACCTCACCCCCGGCGACGGGCGGGTGATCATCAACCGGAAGCGATCCCTGGAGGAGTACTTCCCCCGCGAGGCCCACCGCCGGGCCGTGTTGGCCCCCCTGGCCCTGACCGAGCGGCTGGGCAAGTACACGGTGAAGGTGACCGTCAAGGGCGGCGGCCCCACGGGCCAGGCCGAGGCGATCCGCCACGGCATCGCCCGGGCCCTGGTGGAGGAGGACGCGGATCTTCGGCCCCTGCTCAAGCGGGCCGGTCTGCTGACCCGGGACGCCCGGATCGTGGAGCGCAAGAAGTACGGCCACCACAAGGCCCGGAAGAGCCCCCAGTACTCCAAGCGCTGATCACAGCGCCCGCTCTCAAGCCCGTTCAAAAGGGACCCCGTCGGGGTCCCTTTTTTTGACCGCCCTGGCGGCCCACAGGGTTCCCGGATATCATGGGCCGCCCCGGCACCGGCGAAAGCCTCGGAGATCGCTTCGCTTCCCAAGTTCCGCTAGGCCTCATGCCTCCCTGGGGGCTTGGCCGCAAGCCGAGAGCCGCTCCGACCGAAGACCGACGACCAGAGACCGAAGTTGCGAGGAGGTTTGGGATGGGACGCGGGAGATCGGTTGCTCTGCTGGCCTCGGCGCTGCTCCTGGGCGGATGCGCCGTGATCCGGGTACCGATGGCGCCCGAGCCGCGGGTGCGCGAGGTCACCGTGATGGGGGAGGGGGCGGACAAGGTGCTGCTCCTGGAGGTCTCGGGGGTGATCTCTTTCCGGCGGCCCTGGGCGCCGCCCGGATTTCCCCGGCCCGCCTCCCTGCCGGCCCGGGTGCGGGCCGACCTGGATCGGGCCCGCAAGGACCCGGCGATCCGGGCCGTGGTGGTCCGCATCGACTCGCCGGGGGGCACGGTGACCGCGAGTGACGTGATCCACCACGAGATCCGCAGGTTCCGGGAGGAGCGGGGGGTGCCGGTGGTGGCGGCCATCGTGGAGAAGGGGCTCTCGGGCGGCTACTACGCGGCCCTGGCGGCCGACGAGATCGTGGCGTTCCCCACCGCTCTGGTGGGCAGCGTGGGGGTGTTCGTGGCCAAGTTCGACGCCTCGGGCCTGCTGGGAAAGCTCGGGGTGCGCAGCGAGCTGACCAAGTCGGGCGCCCAGAAGGACATCCTGAGCCCCCTGCGGCCCCTGACCCCGACCGAACGGGAGACC
This is a stretch of genomic DNA from Deferrisoma camini S3R1. It encodes these proteins:
- the sppA gene encoding signal peptide peptidase SppA produces the protein MGRGRSVALLASALLLGGCAVIRVPMAPEPRVREVTVMGEGADKVLLLEVSGVISFRRPWAPPGFPRPASLPARVRADLDRARKDPAIRAVVVRIDSPGGTVTASDVIHHEIRRFREERGVPVVAAIVEKGLSGGYYAALAADEIVAFPTALVGSVGVFVAKFDASGLLGKLGVRSELTKSGAQKDILSPLRPLTPTERETLEGIVRDLTARFHEVLRAARPRITEEDWERITSAAPFTASQALELRLVDRVGYLEDAFQAALTRAGLERARLVAYRRGEATDPTPYGMAPWLLPAAAGPLALDPR
- the rplM gene encoding 50S ribosomal protein L13, with translation MKSYMATPQTAEREWFVVDAEGQTLGRLASRIATILRGKHKPTYTPHVDTGDFVVVVNAEKVHLTGNKLDQKMYWRHSGYPGGIKGRTARQMLERKPEDVLRLAVKGMLPKNILGRNMLRKLKIYAGPEHPHQAQQPRPLEL
- the rpsI gene encoding 30S ribosomal protein S9, yielding MAQQMTHATGKRKTAIARVYLTPGDGRVIINRKRSLEEYFPREAHRRAVLAPLALTERLGKYTVKVTVKGGGPTGQAEAIRHGIARALVEEDADLRPLLKRAGLLTRDARIVERKKYGHHKARKSPQYSKR